A region from the Candidatus Thiothrix putei genome encodes:
- a CDS encoding UDP-N-acetylglucosamine 2-epimerase: MDKKNIAIILGTRPEAIKLLPVYKALQQTKELIPILISTGQHKEMLNNIFTLFDVTPDIELNVMQPNQSLTELTARLFSSIGQKLAANHYHTVLVQGDTTTALVGGIVGHYQKSHLQNYIFSVNLPSSEGKKKCGLPFSAIIEASKQPLSPRYEFYRTRPDCTTLEFAAN; encoded by the coding sequence ATGGATAAAAAAAATATTGCCATTATCCTTGGCACACGCCCTGAAGCCATTAAACTTCTGCCTGTATACAAAGCTCTTCAGCAAACAAAAGAGCTAATCCCGATACTCATCTCAACAGGTCAACACAAAGAAATGCTAAATAATATATTTACACTCTTTGATGTTACCCCTGATATTGAACTCAATGTCATGCAACCTAATCAAAGCCTAACCGAGCTTACCGCACGCTTATTCTCATCCATTGGACAAAAACTGGCAGCAAATCACTACCATACCGTCTTGGTACAAGGTGATACAACAACTGCCTTAGTCGGCGGTATTGTCGGGCATTACCAAAAGAGCCACTTGCAAAATTACATTTTCAGCGTGAACCTTCCTTCATCTGAAGGAAAAAAGAAGTGTGGGCTGCCGTTTTCGGCGATAATAGAAGCATCAAAACAACCATTAAGCCCACGCTATGAATTCTACCGAACGCGCCCTGATTGCACAACGCTGGAGTTTGCTGCAAATTGA
- a CDS encoding transposase, with protein sequence MNSTERALIAQRWSLLQIEILPCFNDAFGTLTPKLEKLIHVLELTRIEDFVRSFRDGSGRPATERSWFANAFVAKSVLNIVNTRALIDRLQNDRSLRRICGFPLTKKLPSESTFSRAFAEFAEQRLAERVHETLVKTYLGDALIGHLCRDSTAIEARERPVAEEKPKKKQGQTRIQRQREQSLQQALDEIPVQCNRGTKKNAQGYKHSWNGYKLHIDTADCGVPIAAILSSASFHDSGAAIPLSQISAQRVTSLYDLMDAAYCSADLHEYSRHLGHVPLIDHNPRGGQKEAFEPADAERYKIRSTVERTNARLKDEFGGRNVWVQGAQKVYSHLMFGILVLSADQLMRVLL encoded by the coding sequence ATGAATTCTACCGAACGCGCCCTGATTGCACAACGCTGGAGTTTGCTGCAAATTGAAATACTGCCTTGCTTCAATGATGCCTTTGGCACATTGACCCCCAAGCTTGAAAAGCTCATTCACGTACTGGAGCTGACGCGCATTGAAGATTTTGTGCGCTCTTTTCGTGATGGGTCTGGACGGCCAGCGACGGAGCGATCTTGGTTTGCCAATGCTTTTGTCGCCAAAAGCGTGCTCAATATTGTCAATACGCGAGCACTCATTGACCGGCTGCAAAACGATCGCTCCCTGCGACGCATCTGCGGGTTTCCCCTGACCAAGAAACTGCCTTCCGAATCCACCTTTTCACGTGCCTTCGCTGAATTTGCTGAACAGCGTTTAGCGGAACGTGTGCATGAAACGTTGGTGAAAACGTATTTGGGCGATGCGCTGATCGGCCACCTGTGTCGGGATTCAACAGCCATTGAGGCACGTGAACGGCCTGTTGCCGAGGAAAAGCCAAAGAAAAAACAAGGGCAAACACGGATTCAGCGCCAACGGGAACAGTCACTTCAGCAAGCACTCGATGAGATACCGGTTCAGTGTAACCGGGGGACGAAGAAGAATGCCCAAGGCTACAAGCACAGTTGGAACGGCTACAAACTGCATATCGATACCGCCGATTGTGGTGTCCCGATAGCAGCCATTCTGTCTTCCGCCTCCTTTCACGACAGCGGGGCAGCCATCCCACTCTCTCAAATCAGTGCCCAACGTGTCACCAGTCTCTACGACCTGATGGATGCGGCCTATTGCAGTGCTGATTTGCACGAATACAGCCGTCATCTGGGGCATGTCCCTCTGATTGATCACAATCCTCGCGGCGGACAGAAAGAAGCGTTTGAACCTGCTGATGCCGAGCGTTACAAAATTCGCAGCACCGTAGAACGAACCAATGCCCGCCTGAAGGATGAATTTGGTGGTCGGAATGTGTGGGTGCAAGGTGCGCAAAAAGTTTACAGCCACTTGATGTTTGGGATTTTGGTGTTGAGTGCTGATCAACTGATGCGTGTCTTGTTATAA